In Molothrus ater isolate BHLD 08-10-18 breed brown headed cowbird chromosome 26, BPBGC_Mater_1.1, whole genome shotgun sequence, the DNA window CTCAGTAAGAGCATGTAACAGAAAAATCCCTGCTCTCCATCAAGCTGAGAGTCCAGCTGATATCCCAGGGCAGTACCTGCATTGTCAGGCCAAGCTTTTTCATCCTGTCCTTCCCCTCTTTGGTCCAAGGAGCAGGTTCTTCATCGTCCCTCCTCAGCAGGTAACGCCACACCAGGAACCCAGATTTCCCTGTCTCAGGCCAGTATTTCACAACCTGAAAAAGCCACAGCAAGTCCATCACCCTCTGTACAAGCCCCCTGGCCACGAGCACGTGCTCttgtcccagctcagccctcctCACCTTGTAGATGCCGTCGTATCTGTTGCCCTCCAGAGGAGCGTACTTGCTGTGCTTGCCTCCCTTGACGTTCCTGACCACCCTCACCGGCTTCCCCGCCCGCCAGTCCTTGGCCTCAGCCCCGTGCTTGTCATTGATGGGGGCACTGCAGTTCAgagccagggccctgcaggagAGGCCAGAGTTCAGTGTGGTACTGCCATGGAACCCTGTGCGTGACACTGGGGACCCTCCTGATGGGGGCACAGCTGATTATTGATGGCATGACCCTAAtgcaccagcccagagcacctccTCCGCTCAAGTCCAGGCTTATCTGTGAGAGCAACAGTTCAGAATTACAAATGGTCTGGTCTCCTGCAATCAGTGGCTGCAAAGGTCtccaggagagagcaggagaacTCCTACACCAATTTATTGCTCTGTTCCTTAAGTGTCAGCCAGTATTGCAGGTGACACCAACCCCACTCACAGTTGTGTCCCACTACAGCGCTCTGAAAGGAGCATTCCCATCCTGTAACTGATCTGCAGCCTAAAGCACAGCCCAGACCCAATTCTGGCCCTTGTTCCAAAGCTTAAACAGCCCCAACACCCCCTGTGCTGAGGCCAGAATGGAGCACAGACGTTGCCAACCTGTTCATGTTGGTGAGTTTCTGATCACAGGACTGCTCTGCCGTGCGCTTGTTCCCAGAGAGGTCTCGGCCCCCACTCCCCGTGTAGGTGAAGGAATTCCCATGATCCTGGAACGAACACGGATGGAGTTCACAGTCACAAAAAGAattcagcaaaagcagcaggagagtCTCTCAACCAGGTAGGTTTAGCAGGGCATTCTCAAAAAGGAAAGGTGCTTCCTGTGTATTTAAGCTCCCAGACTGGGCCAGTCCCTGGCTCTCCCTCAGGCTGCCAGGACAGGAGACCAGGTGACAATGGTGACAATGTTGTCTTGTCAcacccctgagcagcccaggctcacacaggatctgctgcaagtgaacagctggcagcacagcccacgAGACTGTTCCAATGTGGGTGTAAGGCAGACCTTGGAAAGTCAGAACTCTGGGATCAAAAGCTGACACAGGGATATCAGACTGGGTTTGGATGATCCTGTGGCTCAGGCTGGCACAGATCAATGCAGTTTTTCCTTGCCTCGTTTGCTTCTGAAGGGAATGGGTGAAGCTGGGCAAGTGTTTGGTGTGGAGTTTTACCAAGTTTGTTTGGTTCTGTGCATAAATAATCAGAATCCACTCACAATGTCATCTTCATATCCTCCTGCCAGCACCAAGGAGTAGGCCCCATCATTGCTCCTGCCGTGGATCCCTGCCACGTGGGGCCTGTGCACCCCAGACTCGCTCACCTGGGAGACAAAAGCAGCTTTGGAGGCACCTGCCCTCAACAGGCCCCACACAGCACTGGGCTTGGAGCTGAACCAACTGTGCTACTTCACATTTGCTTTCCATGTGTCACAGGGGGAAGCTGCTCTCACCATCATCCTCCAAAAAGCTCCaggcagaagaaacaaaaaataaaaacacgTCTAAAAAAATAAGGCACTGACTGTATCGGTAAATTGAACACATGGATGAGGTTTGTGTGCAAATCTAACAATTTGGATATTTCTTACTGAAATTGCTTATTTAAAAACTTCCAGGTATTTAAGAATAATACAGAtattaaatatctgtatagTTTGGAAAGAGCTGTAATAGCAACCTTCCTTCAATACCTGAAAGCAAGATCTGGACAGGCCAGTGCTTTTTTCTGCCCCAGCTTTCTAACAGCATGGGAAAGCTTCTGTTTCATGTATGTGGATATTTGAGACACCCTTGCCAGGGCACACTACACACCTCCAGGACAAACTACCGGGAACAAATCCGcttgctttggggtttttgagtTACCAAAAAAAGAGCACTACAACAAAATAAACCAGCCCTTGACGGTCCAACAATGCAGCATTAGTTATGGAACACTTGATCCAGACAAAGCCagaattcttttccttctgcactTCCATATATCCAGTGACACGCACGTTTCCACATTAACTGTTTCGGTTTCTTGTAGGAGCTGGATCACTCCCATTTTTCCCCACAGTAGGTCAGGCCATGATTCAGCTTCATACCTGAACTCTGAATTTCCACATGGTGCCAACAGGGATGCCAGGGATTGGTCCATAGTGGTTGGAGGGGACAATGGTGCATTCCTTGGTGCGCCCCACACACGCCATGCcctgggcagagagcagcatcagCCAAGAGCCCAAAGGAACAAACACAATTCCAAGTAAAACAGCTTTGGACTGACCTTGCCCCAGTCTCTCCGGGAGGAGGAATTAGCAGATGccatcttttgtttctttttactttcttttaatttctctcctgCTAAAACCACCTCACTTGCATCATTTCGACATTCAGGGCAGTACCTACAGTCAGTGAAAATTAACAAGTAGCAAAGCCTTCAATTAGGAGCGTTTCCTCCAAACACAGTGAGTTATGTTACAATTTCCCCATGTGAAACTAGACAGGACATGGAAACACTTTCCATACTGGAATTTAACCTACAACAGCTCCTGTCCTTGCACCAGCCACTGCAGATGTGTCAGGAAATGGCTGTGCCATAAAATCATTGTACACAGTATTGAAACACTGAGGGGATAAACCAGTGCATTTCACTGACTCTGTGTCTATTGAAAGGTGTATTTCACTACCCACTACTCTCAGTGTACACATCTCATGCACAAACCTGCCTGATCTGATGATGGGGCCTGCCTGCAGTGACCCATAAAAGCCACTGCACAGCTGAAGCCTCCCACCATCAAGTTCTCATTTGTTCCTCTTTGGatcccaggctggtttgggctggaaggacccTAAAGTTTATCTCATTCCAAgccttgccatggcagggacaccctcctctatcccaggttgctccaagccctggcctTAGGCAGGTACACAAAAAAGGCATCTAGATCCCAGAGCTAGGAAAAGGAGTGTGCAAGCCATGGGTTTAAAACCTGCTCTCATTAAGCTCATGAAAAGTTATGAagttttaccaaaaaaaaaaaacaacaccctAAACACCCACATCCCTCCCTGTTCCTAATCAGATGTAACTGTGACACCCCACACACCTCCTCAGAACCTACCAGTCCTCATCATCTGGGATTCTGCTGAGGGGAGGGTTGAGGCAGTAGATGTGGAAGGCCATGTCACACTCATCACACATGAGCTGCTTATCTGGATCCTGCTTCCCCCCACAGATGTGACAAGCACAGACCCTGCAGGTCTTGTTTGGGTTGTCCTTGCAGGCTTTACACACGGGTCCACTCTGTCCTGTGGGCAAACACAAACCACACTCAGCAAGTGCCAAGATCCACTGGAAACGGTCAAAGGAGGCACAACTGAATGTGTCTTGGACTCTTTAAACCTTTGACCCTCACAGAGACAACTGGCAGGACATCACAGGGTAAGACAGACATGCAAGAACTCCATATCAGACTCACGTTTTGGGGTTCCAGAACTGATGGGAGAAGCAGTGCCTGGCTCTTCAATTTTATAGATTTCATCCACTAATATAATTGTGCAGTCATTCAAGGAATCACCAGCTTCCCTAGAAGAAGTTGAGGAAACATCAGAGTTTGGAAGTATCCCACAGCTCGAGTTCACAGATGCCAGCAGAGTCACTCAGACCTCAGAAagctgaagcagagcaggaaaattccATTTATTCCACATGAACAGCTTACCCAAGTAGTATCTTTGCATTGAGCTCCCTGGtcatttttgtttcccttttctgcagGATCTCAGCATCGTACCAGAAGCCCCTCTCCTTGGGCTCATCAGGGTTGTAGTTGACCATCACCACCTGCCCCACCTCCAGCTGGTGCCACTTGAGGATGGTCCGTGCCCGAGCCCGCACGTTGCCCGAGCTCATCTGCACCACCCCATTCTCTGGATAACTTGAAGGGAGGGACACAACAGAAATCAGATTCAACATCAGCTCTGGGGAGGAACAGGTGTTATGCAGACAGGTTGACTTTGCTGTGCAACACAAGAATACCATCAAGGACAAAATCTCCTcccacacagacacagccagaACCAACCAGGCTGACTTTGATATTATTGCCTCCCTTCAGCCCTTGGACACCAGCACCTCCTATAAATGCTGGTGTCCATAAAAACATGATTCCAGCCCCCTGGAATTCCAACTGCAAAACAACCTCACAGTTGCCAGGACACAATGACATAATTACTATGTCACTGCCCAGTTCTGTTTTAATTTGTGCAATATCTACAATAAAATTTCCCATCAACATCACAACCCAAATGACTTTATTGGGCCaagaaagcaacaaaacaaaactcactCATCATATTTCACATGATAAATTACATCCTCTTCAGGGACAGCTGTGGGCTGGTCAGGATctgtgcagctctcagctgatccactggtgggttttttcctggttACATTCACCACTGTGGCTTCAAACCACGCTCCCATGTCCGTGTCCCGAGCATCCACCAAGTCATTGATCTATAGAGAGCCAAGAGCACAGCTCACCAAAACAGATTTGAAAATTAGGCATTCATTTCCAATCTACTTAAAGATTTAACCATCTCAAGAACTGCACCATTATCAACATATTTAACTGACCAccttaaaaattaagatttcctctgctctcccGGTCCTGTTGTGCAGCCCTACAGCCTGCTTAGGTTGAATTTGTAAGGTTATAAATCCATTCTACACCAGCACGTGTAAACCCAGCCTTGTTAGCGAGCCCAAACCATTATTGGTTAGTCTGAAATAGAGTTTCAAAGTGTCTTGCTCGTAACCTGGCAAAGACATCACTAGATCTGTAATAAAACCCAttgaaacagagaaataaaatgattCTGAATAGCTGCTCgagattttcttttgttcattCAAGAAAGTTTCAGCTTTGACAAATGTAGTGACTCCAAGCaaaaatattgggaaaatttgtaaaaaaatcaaaccagacactctgaatacttttttttttttaattaatgcattgtagttttatttcaaaggacaaaatgaaaaaattaagttttttgACCTAGAGCATTTTGTACTGAATTGGTTTGTGGGTTGGTTGGTATTTCTGTCTTTGTTGTCGGAGTGTTTGAGAGGAAGAAAGGCACTGCCCACACAATTGGAGTGCGAAAGATTTCCAGCGATtctccagcccagggaaggaaCGGCCCTGGGCAGGCGCAGGCTGAGGGCTCCCAGCGTGCGAGCACCCACCTTGTAGAGGCCGAAGCAGGGGTCAGGCCAGTCGGGCTGGGCGGCCGTGCCGGGCTGTCCCTCCAGCTCCAGCGCAGCCTCCCCGTTGTGGGAGCTCTTGTCGGACTCGCTGGGGCCGGAGCCGCAGCCGGAGTCGCTGTCCGAGAGCTCGGGGTCCTTGTCCTTGCTGCCCGCAGGCAGCACGGCCGGGCTTTGTCTGACCAGCAGCTGCACGATGTCGTTCAGCCCCACGCTGTAGTCGAACAGGGAGTGCCCATCTTCCATCTGCAGGGAAAGCACGGAGCCGCTCACGGAGCCGCTCACGGAGCCACTCACGGAGCCGCTCACGGAGCCGCTCACAGAACCGCTCACGGAGCCGCTCACGAAGCCGCTCACAGAACCGCTCACGGAGCTGCTCACGGAACCGCTCACGGAGCCGCTCACAGAACCGCTCACGGAACCGCTCACGGAGCCGCTCACAGAACCGCTCACGGAGCCGCTCACGGAGCCGCTCGCCgggctggctccagcctccCATCGAGCTCAGAGCCCGCCAGCATCCACCACGTGGCTTGGGAACCATTATCAGCCAGATCTGCGCCCTTCTTCTCTCTCAGCTCTGatatttaaatgctgttttttcaATCTGCCAGAGCAAGGCTTCCATGCTGCTCTGGACTCGCTACCCAGCCTCTAGGAGATCTGGAAAAGTTTGCAGCACGTTCCCTAGAAACATCAATTAACTACAGACCCCCCACATTCCCATCAGGATTCAAAGACAATTCCACATTACCTACAAACACAAAGGGAAATTATTACTTCCTCAATTCAGACACATCCCAAATGCTAATGCAGATTGtctttatattttaattgtGTGTGATCCAGATTATTGTTACACCATCTCCATAATTCGTAGCAGTAAGTAGAAGCCAGAGTTAATCACACACTTTTCTCCCAgcaaacacacattttttccattgaaaGTAAAATCAAAAAAGATTCAATTCAACTTGAAACTACTCGATCGCTCTTCAGCGTAGCCTGGCGTGTCCTAATTTCACACTCCCTCTAATTCTAAGAGTTTATCTGGCAAGTCTGGCATGGTTTGTAGTCAAATCAAGACCCTGCCCCTGCAAAAAGAGAAGTACAGAGGCAGAAAGAGGCCCCTCAATAACCTCTCAAGAGCTCTAAGGAGCACAACCATTTTAGAGTTAACATGTAAGGCTGGAGCCCACGGAGCAGTCAGAAGTTCAGACAAGCTTCCCCACATATTTAAGGTCTGACTAAGAAATTATACAGGAAATGATCATCCCTTTCCAGCCTAAACCACCAGAAAAAGCAATCCCTGGAGCTTTGTTCTCTATCAGGGGGAAGCagagcaaaaccacaaaaatttaCACTTCACAGGAATCACTATGATAATTCAATTCTGATTTATGGCATCAAATGGCTGTGGAACAATCCCTGGAAATCTGACTGCGCAGGAAGAGGTCTGAGCTTTTTTGCTGGTTCAGAGACGAAAACTCCTCGAGGTGCATAAGAACACACCAGAAACTGGTTGTTTCTTCTCAGCCAGGACACAGTGTCACCAAcatgggaacagcagcagaggacacGAGTGACAACAGGTGCAAAGTGAAATGGAAGAGCACAGGAACAGGACAGGAAACCACAGGAGCTCAAAGCACAGCCAGAAAGAAGAGCCTGGCACTGAGGACAAGCCTCAAACAAAGGAGGCAGGTTTGAACTAACAGCTAATTTCCCAACCCCACTGACAAACGCTCACGAGTAAGAAATGGAACATTTGCAGGGGTTCCAAGAGCCAGACAAAGCACAATGGGAACAAGGCCTAAGAGAGGCTGGGTCACGTTCCTGCCTGAGCCAGGGAACACTGGAACTGCAGGAGGAGGGGTTCCCTTTGTAGGGCAAGGGCAAACTGACTGAAAGTCACCACTTCTGAAAATCTGCTTAaccccagctgcctgcacagggaCCTCAGGGAAAGGCTGACAGGTAGCACCTGCCCTGAACCAACCTCCCTTATCACTTGATTTACAACACAAATGGGTCATTAATGCATCCAAATCTACACCAAGCCAACAGAAAGGTGATGCTACACCATCCTACAGGCCGCTGTTTATGCTAGAACTGGTACCTGAGCTTAGACTGAGGCTAGTCCAGGTGTATTTCCATGTTCTACAGCCACACCTGCTAATTACAGAGTACAGTTAGCTCAAGACTGcctaaaacagaaagaaaagcagccagaaaaaaTAGTCCATCTGCAGCCAACTCAGCATCCCActgcttttcctgaaattaATCCTGTGATCAACCAAACACCAGCTCAGGAGTTTCTCTAGGATGAAGGTTTAGCAGCATAGAACTAGGCAGAATGCAgcaattgtatttttaaatggttttgatTGACTTCACTGCTAATTTAGTTACATTATTAACTGACAGAGAATAAAACAGCTGTGCAACAGCAATTGTAAACGTGTTATTGAGAACATAACACAGCACTGAGACACTCAAGTGTTCTGTACCTAGTGAGAATTTGACATCAGACCTGAAGAACTTCAAAATCATGAGTTGCTTTTCCCAatttacaaaggaaaatgagatcTTTACGgctttcagagcagtgaaactTGCGAGGCACAAAAACATTAAGCACTTTAAAGACCATAAAATCACTGGTAATTTCCAGACACTTCATAAAGGCGATGTCAAGGCAGAAGAGCAACACATTAGGTAGAAAACAGTAAAGGAAAGTAAGAATAAAGGCAGCGGGCACCTCTCCTTGCAAACCCACGGACAGGGCAGCGCGGGAGGGAGCGGGGATCACTAGATGGCAGCAAAACCCCTTATTGCCAcgcaattaaaaataaataaataaaaccctccgtccccagctggaggggagcaggggcagggtgggggtgtCCGGCACCGCACTGCTGCCGCTCCCCGGCTGTCAATGCCCGCGCCGCGCCGGTACCTGCTTGCCGCGGTAGAAGAGCCGCTGCCGGTGGGGCTCCACGCCGAACACCTCGTGTATCCGCAGGCGCAGCCCCTCCACCTTGGTGAGCTTGGAGAGGGAGTCCACGCGGTGCGTCTGGCTGCCGTCCATGGTGCGCACCTGGATCCACATGGcgccggcgctgccccgggaATGGGACCGCGCTCAGCGGCGGCaccggcggggcgggcccgcACCCGCGGCCGCGCCCCCCTCACGCGTCCGCCGCACGCCATTGGCCGGCGGTCCGGCCGGCTCGGCCGCTGATTGGCTGCGACGGGCGGGCCTCGCCCACCCACGCGGGAGCCTAACGGCTCCGCTCGCGCCGGCCGTATCTCGCGCCACAATTGAAACCCGCCCGCCGCGCCCACGCGCCAAATCTCGCGCGATCATGCAAATGAGAGAGGGGATAAAGGGGGATAGGGGGCGAAGCGCGTGGTCTTAAAGGGGCCGTCACCGGCACAACGCGGCCCGCGGCCCCTCCGCCGCACACCCGCCCGGAATTGGACGGGAACCGCGGGGCGTCAGCGACCCCCGCCGCGCCCGGACCCGCCCCAGCCCGGCCGCGTCATCCCCGCGCAGCCCCCGGGGCGATGCCACTCCCCGGGCCCGCAGGGCACCGGTGCCGCCGGCACCGCCCCTGACGGCCACACCCCCTCCCGCGGGCCCGTTCAGGGGCGGGGGTCGGTCCCGCTGTCGCAGCCCCGAGCGACGCGACCCCTCCGGGGCACCAGACCCAGCTGTCACCGCCCGGGCACCGCGGAGCGCTCCCGCCGCTTCTCGCACCCCCCGGGCAGGGCGGGGAAACCGCCACGCCCCTCACCGCCCTCCCGCTCCCGGTGCCACCGGCCGCTCCCCGGCCCGCGGCAGCATCGCCAtgggcggcggggccggggctgggtgTCCCGGCGGACTCGCCGGGTGCGGGGCCGGTGCCGGGGTTGGGGGTCCTGGCGGACTCACCGGTtgcggggccggggctgagcGTCCCGGCGGACTCAACAGGTGCGGGGCCGGGGTTGGGCGTCCCGGCGGACTCACCGGGTGCGGGGCCGGAGCCGGTGCCGCGCGCGCTTTCCGCGGGCTTTGGAGTTTGGCGCGGAAAAGCCCCGCGCGCGCCCCGTGCGCGCCCATTGGCCGCCGCTGGCGGGAAcgcgcgggcggggcggggccgccaCCGCctcccggggccggggggcccTGGGAGGGAAACGGGACCGGGAAAGTACCGCCGGCGACCGGGGGCGACAATGGGGATCCCCCGCCAATGACCCGGCCCGGCGCCCCCCGCTCCGCTGCGATACCGGGGGCAAAACCCCCCCGAATCCCCAAGGGCTCCATCCGCCCTGAACCCCCGGGGCCGCGGGCACGGTACCGGTTATTGTCCTAAACCTGgtgagccccagctgagaggagACTCCAGTGACCCCTCTATGACAGCCACCCTTCCCCAGGGGTCCTGTTCCCCCAGGGGGGCTCCAGGAGGGCTCTTGTCCCCCTGGGGGGCTCCAGGCCCTACCCAGATGCGAATAAACCGAATAATCCGAATAACCGAATAATCCGAATAACCGAATTCCAATAAACAGAGCAATCCGAATAAACCAAATAATCCGCAAAAGGGCTCTAACTCCCCAGGCCGTTAGCTCCAGGGGGACTCATGGCGCTGTGCAGGGCCCCACTGGTGACAACGTGGCCTgggtgacacagcagggccGCGGCGTGGCCGCGTGAGCTGACAGAAAGGGCAGATCCAGCAGGATGTTTATCCCCAAACCCACCGATGCTATGAGGAAATCAAAAATGATAATATTTGCTTAAAACAACCGTTGGATGGGGGAAAAGCGTGGCCAAGAGGCCCCTGAGAGAAGCCTGCTCCAAGAGGAGGATGAGAGGCCGAGGGTTGGCGCTTGTGGGGGAGAgagaggccaggctggggccGCGGGGATGGCGCGGCCTGGGCTGGAACAAAGGAGCACGAGGCGCGGGAGGCCGCGGCAcagcccggcacagcccggcacACCCCGTTTCCGTgctcccctccccgcccccaCGGCCTCCCCTCGGCActggagcacagccagcagcgGGATGTGGTGCCCTCCCACATAGGGGACACGtaggggacaggcaggacaggtCCCATCCTCCCTTGGAGCCGCCATGGACCCCAGGGATGAGCCACGGTCGCAGGAGCCGGGATGGGCTCCATGTCGGGGCACtcaggcagcctgcagcagccaggcttcatctcctgccagggctggaggctctGCCTCGACACAAAGTCATTGCTGGCCCTTGCAGATGTACTGGAGGATGAAGCTGAAGCCacttcctgcagcctgggagggtTCTGGGATACTgggcaggaattcctccctgccaGAGGTGCCCAACAGAGTTGTTCACCACTGCTGACCCAGCTCgtcccacagcagggacagacaggtCCCAGCCCCCCGGTTCCTGCACTGGCAGGATGTTCTGTGGGGTGGAATATCCCTCTGGCctctcctggccatgctcccacccagctccttgtgccccTGCTCGCTGGCAGAGCACGGgaaactgaaaagtccttgattTGGAGGGCAGGTGCTGGGGAGCCCCGGTGAGTGCTGGAAGGGGAGCAGGAGTGGCTCACCTCGAGCAGGCACAGGAGACAGGAGGGTCCTGCTGGGCTGATgcagagggagggcagcagagacCTGCAGCAGGTCCTGGCCCAGGAGAGTGCTCTGAAGGCCTGGGGGCACCAGGAAGGTTGGTGGGCTTTGCACAGCAGTGAATGACAATGACCCAGAGCTGGCCCCTCCGtgggccctgcagagctgcccaggcagctctgggagcccaAGGGCTTCGCTTACCTGAGGAACAGAACCAGAGCTCCTCATGCCCCAGCCCTGAATCATCATTCTCATCCCTTCTCgtgcctgtgcctgccccaggggagATGACAAGGGGAAGGTGACCATGGCATGGTGGCAGGTTACTCATgcactgggagagcagcaggatgatTTCCGCTGCAGCGGATGAACACTTGCAGGGGGAACTCCAGTGTCACATGTGGCCTCTGGGCCCCAGAGGGACAATGCTGAGCTGTGACACacctcagagcagggaaaggaatgGCTCCCAACACAGGGGTCTGACCCTCCAAATCCCACGCACACCTGCAGGTTTGCACTCAACAGAAACCCCAGCAGGACGGGACAAGTGAGAAGCTCGAGGCTGAGGCCTCgtccccaggcagagccaggaggcagctgaaggagccaGGAGGCAGCTGAATGAGCAGGCCTGAGGGACAGGGGCTCCTGGCCCCCACGGGAGCAGCAGGTGGGGTTCACACCTGAAGGATCCTGCCCTGGGtctggatgctgcagctttgCTCAGGGCTGCACGGGGCTCCCAACCaacacagctcctctcccttccccaaaCGTGTTTCTCCACTTCCTCCCACGCCCTTCCCACCCCACCAAACCTCTTATGATGATTTTATCTTGGATTTAGATCTGTGGCTTTCATACAGCACCAAGGGTCACAGTAGCAAATTGTGCAAAGCTTTGCTCTGACACTGCAATCTCCCAAATCCAGTGTCCTgaccctgcaggcagctctgccaccagcaggaAATCCCAGCACTGACATTTTACCCTAATATCAAAGCCACTCATTAGATATTAAACACTGCCTGGTTAATTTTAATTACTGGCTATC includes these proteins:
- the UHRF1 gene encoding E3 ubiquitin-protein ligase UHRF1, yielding MWIQVRTMDGSQTHRVDSLSKLTKVEGLRLRIHEVFGVEPHRQRLFYRGKQMEDGHSLFDYSVGLNDIVQLLVRQSPAVLPAGSKDKDPELSDSDSGCGSGPSESDKSSHNGEAALELEGQPGTAAQPDWPDPCFGLYKINDLVDARDTDMGAWFEATVVNVTRKKPTSGSAESCTDPDQPTAVPEEDVIYHVKYDDYPENGVVQMSSGNVRARARTILKWHQLEVGQVVMVNYNPDEPKERGFWYDAEILQKRETKMTRELNAKILLGEAGDSLNDCTIILVDEIYKIEEPGTASPISSGTPKRQSGPVCKACKDNPNKTCRVCACHICGGKQDPDKQLMCDECDMAFHIYCLNPPLSRIPDDEDWYCPECRNDASEVVLAGEKLKESKKKQKMASANSSSRRDWGKGMACVGRTKECTIVPSNHYGPIPGIPVGTMWKFRVQVSESGVHRPHVAGIHGRSNDGAYSLVLAGGYEDDIDHGNSFTYTGSGGRDLSGNKRTAEQSCDQKLTNMNRALALNCSAPINDKHGAEAKDWRAGKPVRVVRNVKGGKHSKYAPLEGNRYDGIYKVVKYWPETGKSGFLVWRYLLRRDDEEPAPWTKEGKDRMKKLGLTMQYPEGYLEAVANKDKEKENNGEDEFDTPGKGKRKRKSAGGEETPVTSPAGTPKKTKVEPYKLTSQQKSLIKSDEANEKLWNEVLEALKDGPKFLNKVEEAFLCICCQEVVFRPVTTVCQHNVCKDCLDRSFKASVFSCPACRYELGRSYSMEVNEALQSILAQLFPGYGSGR